A window of the Pyrodictium abyssi genome harbors these coding sequences:
- a CDS encoding (Fe-S)-binding protein: protein MELKMMRVERSGVKDMIAEAEEIAREALAACSQCLICLAGCVSYRATRDPQLSPPRRLKAAAKVLLNDRVTEDDMYTLYTCSMCGACTALCPYGIEVWRLVHAAKMKLSLEGKAPKSLEQVAVNGARSGHSFTLDPREPRWVLEETARKAGVEPGAPGEALYVPSPFETTLYPDRLSETLQLLRSIGVEVTVSPAALDLGGNVAVDAARPDIGAAMLERVVEEAKRLGAKTVITSACGADVKLVHMAEKYGLTRLGGVEFVNVFTIVDRRAPRRLLESISGDTGSVLFTSCGFCRFGYRYACPVVTRLSGSRLMKDRPPLTFCCGGGGGVNYLREKPFVETRSRVYRWRAERIMRQGVSEVVTPCIKCYTVLQHGLLLARGTGKVRVAMLTTRLLQRLGE from the coding sequence ATGGAGTTAAAGATGATGAGGGTCGAGCGCAGCGGCGTAAAAGACATGATAGCGGAGGCCGAGGAGATAGCACGTGAAGCGCTAGCAGCCTGTAGCCAGTGCCTAATATGCCTCGCAGGCTGTGTCTCGTACCGCGCTACGCGGGATCCCCAGCTATCACCGCCACGCCGCCTAAAAGCGGCAGCAAAGGTGCTGCTCAACGACAGGGTCACGGAGGACGACATGTACACCCTCTATACGTGCAGTATGTGTGGCGCGTGTACAGCTCTGTGCCCCTACGGTATAGAGGTGTGGAGGCTAGTACACGCAGCCAAAATGAAGTTGAGCCTAGAGGGCAAGGCGCCCAAGAGCCTAGAGCAGGTGGCGGTGAACGGCGCACGCTCTGGCCACAGCTTCACATTGGACCCGAGAGAGCCGCGCTGGGTCCTCGAGGAGACAGCTCGCAAGGCTGGCGTGGAGCCAGGCGCGCCGGGCGAAGCACTATACGTGCCATCTCCGTTTGAGACGACACTGTACCCGGATAGGCTCAGTGAGACACTCCAGCTACTCCGTAGTATAGGCGTCGAGGTCACCGTCTCGCCCGCAGCCCTGGACCTGGGCGGCAATGTTGCGGTTGACGCGGCGAGACCGGATATAGGCGCCGCTATGCTCGAGAGGGTAGTCGAGGAGGCTAAGAGGCTTGGTGCAAAAACCGTGATAACCTCGGCGTGCGGCGCCGACGTGAAGCTTGTCCACATGGCCGAGAAGTACGGGCTCACTAGGCTAGGCGGCGTGGAGTTCGTAAACGTGTTCACCATTGTGGATCGGCGTGCACCACGCCGCCTACTGGAGAGCATTAGCGGGGATACGGGTTCTGTGCTCTTCACGAGCTGCGGGTTCTGCCGCTTCGGCTACCGCTATGCCTGCCCAGTGGTCACGAGGCTGTCCGGCTCTAGGCTGATGAAGGATAGGCCGCCTCTCACGTTCTGTTGTGGCGGCGGAGGAGGCGTCAACTATCTCCGCGAGAAGCCCTTCGTCGAGACGCGTAGCCGTGTCTACCGCTGGAGAGCTGAGAGGATAATGAGGCAAGGCGTAAGCGAGGTGGTCACGCCGTGTATAAAGTGCTACACGGTGCTCCAGCACGGCCTACTACTGGCACGCGGCACCGGCAAGGTTAGGGTCGCAATGCTGACTACTAGGCTCCTCCAGAGGCTCGGAGAGTAG
- a CDS encoding heavy metal-binding domain-containing protein, translated as MPEDVVLLSIDRPGGYRVRELKGIVYASRPISLTVAGLEAELDAIMERVKHEAKKRGANAVLGLRIETRRVVGVGGEWVLLLAYGTAAVIEKEE; from the coding sequence ATGCCAGAGGATGTAGTACTACTTAGCATCGACAGGCCTGGAGGCTATAGGGTACGCGAGCTGAAGGGAATAGTATACGCCTCCAGGCCCATAAGCCTAACAGTAGCGGGCCTCGAGGCCGAGCTAGACGCGATAATGGAGCGCGTGAAGCACGAGGCAAAGAAGAGGGGCGCCAACGCGGTGCTCGGCCTCCGTATAGAGACGAGGAGGGTAGTAGGCGTAGGCGGCGAATGGGTGCTCCTACTAGCCTACGGCACAGCAGCCGTGATAGAGAAGGAAGAGTGA
- a CDS encoding RNA ligase: MSWIHRPESWMIDVVADALGIARERVEHLARHRTIRYRVFRGLLYASLRREVAGYPEGTTIVFGRGWWRLIPGYPSIQRMVLPSVALPRHFVDKIVVEEKLNGYNVRVALIDDRIVAVTRGGFICPYTTSRLERVLGDKLKAMLRELGPEDHVVAGEVIGLENPYTRYFYPEAPRFGYFVFDVFRGDKPLPPSRRDEITEKHSVPHVPVLGVLDKNDIEGFKKIIERLNMEGREGVVVKDPEYRVPPLKYTTPATNIGDIRYGMRFFMEEGRGFLFSRLLREIFRAYEEGLSGPKLDAVALELGRAALQPAVETVKKVAAGDMVYEEFELEFAGRDELEEFIDYMQGLGVDIVLVEAREENGFLRARMRKMKETWIQVRKMLETGLTPID; the protein is encoded by the coding sequence TTGAGCTGGATTCACCGCCCAGAGTCCTGGATGATAGACGTAGTCGCCGACGCTCTCGGCATAGCGAGGGAGCGCGTGGAGCACCTCGCGCGGCACCGCACGATAAGGTACCGGGTGTTCCGCGGGCTCCTCTACGCCTCACTACGCCGCGAGGTAGCTGGCTACCCGGAGGGCACCACGATAGTCTTCGGCCGGGGATGGTGGAGGCTAATCCCCGGCTACCCGTCCATACAGAGGATGGTCCTCCCGAGCGTGGCGCTCCCACGCCACTTCGTGGACAAGATAGTGGTCGAGGAGAAGCTTAACGGCTACAACGTGCGCGTAGCCCTCATAGACGATAGAATAGTGGCTGTCACACGCGGAGGCTTCATATGCCCCTACACGACGTCTAGGCTAGAGCGCGTGCTCGGCGACAAGCTGAAGGCTATGCTCCGCGAGCTCGGCCCAGAGGACCACGTAGTAGCGGGAGAGGTAATAGGCCTCGAGAACCCCTACACACGCTACTTCTACCCAGAAGCGCCCCGCTTCGGCTACTTCGTCTTCGACGTGTTCCGCGGGGACAAGCCCCTACCGCCCAGCCGCCGCGACGAGATTACCGAGAAGCATTCCGTCCCGCACGTGCCGGTGCTAGGCGTGCTAGACAAGAACGACATCGAGGGCTTCAAGAAGATAATAGAGAGGCTCAACATGGAGGGCCGCGAGGGCGTAGTGGTGAAGGACCCGGAGTACAGGGTGCCGCCACTCAAGTACACTACACCGGCAACTAACATCGGCGACATAAGGTACGGGATGAGGTTCTTCATGGAGGAGGGCCGTGGCTTCCTCTTCTCGAGGCTACTCCGAGAGATATTCCGGGCGTACGAGGAGGGCCTAAGCGGCCCGAAGCTGGACGCAGTGGCGCTGGAGCTTGGCCGGGCAGCGCTACAGCCTGCTGTGGAGACTGTAAAGAAGGTAGCAGCCGGAGACATGGTGTACGAGGAGTTTGAGCTAGAGTTCGCGGGCCGCGACGAGCTAGAGGAGTTCATAGACTACATGCAGGGTCTCGGCGTCGACATAGTGCTCGTCGAGGCGCGTGAGGAGAACGGCTTCCTCCGGGCTAGGATGCGCAAGATGAAGGAGACGTGGATACAGGTACGCAAGATGCTCGAGACCGGGTTAACACCCATAGACTAG
- a CDS encoding homoserine dehydrogenase → MTRVLRVGLAGFGNVGRAFTRMLMERSRRLQELYGFEPQLVFIADSRGFLGSATGLPWNTVEKALAAPRGGVSRLEGGVQGNVSEAIERFSIDVLVDVTPSRYDSPGEALSWYERVLSSGGAVVAADKAPLATSCGRLLWGSWGRRIFYKATVMAGTPLIDVLRWGLAGRVVARVQGILNGTTNYVLGLAEQGMSFEEAVRDAQNKGYAEPDPSADLEGFDLAAKAAIVSCTLGVPKTVFEVERLDRVDEDAFRRAAEAAARGRRLKYVALVEPGAGRAVVKLVEVGPENPLYRVDGINNAVFIETAEAEPITLVGPGAGLSATASALLSDLVSSAYSLGVV, encoded by the coding sequence GTGACGCGTGTACTCCGCGTAGGGCTTGCGGGCTTCGGTAACGTCGGGAGAGCATTCACCAGAATGCTCATGGAGCGGAGTAGGCGGCTCCAGGAGCTCTATGGCTTCGAGCCCCAGCTCGTATTCATAGCCGATAGTAGGGGGTTCCTGGGCTCGGCCACGGGGCTGCCCTGGAACACTGTCGAGAAGGCTCTCGCGGCACCCCGTGGCGGGGTCTCGCGGCTCGAGGGCGGAGTGCAGGGCAACGTCAGCGAGGCCATAGAGAGGTTTAGCATTGATGTCCTCGTGGATGTGACTCCTAGCCGCTATGACTCCCCTGGCGAGGCTCTGTCCTGGTACGAGCGTGTGCTCTCCTCTGGTGGCGCGGTGGTAGCGGCCGATAAGGCCCCGCTGGCGACCAGCTGTGGCCGGCTCCTCTGGGGCTCGTGGGGCCGGCGCATATTCTACAAGGCCACGGTGATGGCGGGGACCCCGCTCATAGACGTGCTACGCTGGGGTCTTGCTGGCCGCGTGGTGGCCCGGGTACAGGGTATACTGAACGGCACCACTAACTACGTCCTTGGGCTAGCCGAGCAGGGTATGAGCTTCGAGGAGGCTGTCCGCGACGCGCAGAACAAGGGCTACGCTGAGCCCGACCCGAGCGCCGACCTAGAGGGCTTCGACCTAGCAGCCAAAGCAGCCATAGTCTCGTGTACGCTAGGTGTGCCGAAGACAGTCTTCGAGGTTGAGCGCCTGGACCGGGTCGACGAAGATGCTTTCCGCCGCGCTGCGGAGGCTGCCGCCCGGGGGAGGAGACTCAAGTACGTCGCGCTAGTCGAGCCCGGTGCGGGGAGAGCGGTAGTGAAGCTCGTCGAGGTCGGCCCCGAGAACCCTCTATACCGGGTCGACGGGATAAACAACGCCGTGTTCATAGAGACGGCTGAGGCCGAGCCAATCACCCTAGTAGGCCCTGGGGCGGGCCTCTCCGCTACAGCTTCTGCCCTGCTCAGCGACCTCGTCTCGTCGGCATACTCGCTAGGGGTGGTATAG
- a CDS encoding RNA ligase partner protein, whose product MAEEKLQRRLRIYVLDTSAVTDPRLRGVLGAGSLDEAIRVLADMLAEARLRYGLEIYMPPSVYEEARRFLLANGVTLQGFEMLATWITIKPPARHELSLPASIVRVYVEEMRNRMMRGLRVAEEHVRRAFEAGGMYPGEVASREARREKLGALIRGLRERYREATRHGILDSVEDLDAVLLALETQGVLVTNDEGVRRFAEMLGIVSIDPMRFVGILRGLLQRVQARRGEAAKEEQLVAEAARGREG is encoded by the coding sequence ATGGCCGAGGAGAAGCTGCAAAGGCGCCTAAGGATATACGTACTGGACACCAGTGCTGTAACAGACCCGCGGCTACGGGGTGTGCTAGGCGCGGGCAGCCTAGACGAGGCTATACGGGTCCTAGCCGATATGCTCGCCGAGGCCCGGCTCCGCTACGGGCTAGAGATATACATGCCGCCAAGCGTCTACGAGGAGGCACGCCGCTTCCTACTAGCCAATGGCGTCACGCTGCAGGGCTTCGAGATGCTAGCTACGTGGATAACCATTAAGCCACCGGCGCGCCACGAGCTAAGCCTCCCAGCCTCCATCGTGAGGGTCTACGTCGAGGAGATGCGTAACAGGATGATGAGGGGGCTACGCGTAGCCGAGGAGCATGTTCGCCGCGCCTTCGAGGCGGGCGGCATGTACCCCGGCGAGGTGGCTAGCCGCGAGGCTCGGCGGGAGAAGCTGGGCGCCCTGATAAGGGGGCTCCGCGAGCGGTACCGGGAGGCGACACGGCACGGTATCCTAGACAGCGTGGAAGACCTCGACGCTGTGCTTCTGGCCCTGGAGACCCAGGGAGTACTAGTGACGAACGATGAGGGTGTCCGCAGGTTCGCCGAGATGCTCGGCATAGTCTCCATAGACCCTATGAGGTTTGTGGGGATACTCCGTGGCCTCCTGCAGCGTGTACAGGCTAGACGGGGCGAAGCGGCCAAGGAGGAGCAGCTGGTAGCCGAGGCAGCGCGCGGCCGAGAGGGCTGA